One window of Phalacrocorax carbo chromosome 1, bPhaCar2.1, whole genome shotgun sequence genomic DNA carries:
- the PRICKLE1 gene encoding prickle-like protein 1 has product MEPKANNLVFGCQRSSTSDDDSGCALEEYAWVPPGLRPEQVQLYFACLPEEKVPYVNSPGEKHRIKQLLYQLPPHDNEVRYCQSLSEEEKKELQMFSSQRKKEALGRGTIKLLSRAVMHAVCEQCGTKVNGGEVAVFASRAGPGVCWHPSCFVCFTCNELLVDLIYFYQDGKIHCGRHHAELLKPRCSACDEIIFADECTEAEGRHWHMKHFCCLECETILGGQRYIMKDGRPFCCNCFESLYAEYCETCGEHIGVDHAQMTYDGQHWHATETCFSCAQCKTSLLGCPFLPKQGQIYCSKTCSLGEDVHASDSSDSAFQSARSRDSRRSVRMGKSSRSADQCRQSLLLSPALNYKFPGLSGNADDTLSRKLDDLSLSREEARFVNEDFWKGRVEQEMPEDPEEWAEHEDYMTQLLLKFGDKSLFQQPAEVDIRSSEHWISDSMVKSKLDLKKNNPSLASKKYQSDMYWAQSQDGLGDSAYGSHPGPASSRKIQELDMEHGASGYKHDQTPWYGGSLECLSDLKQQEQSVRDSMDSLALSNITGASMDGEGKPRPSLYSLQTFQELEVEDCEKMSNMGTLNSSMLHRSTESLKSLSSELCQEKVLPEEKPVHMPVLRRSKSQSRPQQVKFSDDVIDNGSYENVEIRQPPMSERTRRRVYHFEERGNRPSHHRRRSRKSRSDNALNLATERRCSPRERFRYYSPQDHEKFIQNRSSREIRAYIQNAELYGQYAHTRSDYALRNQVVDKFFGLYGEEDDSWCSTSSSSSDSEEEGYFLGQPIPQPRSLRYPYYTDDLSGPTTALSSSQFGQRTTKSKKKRGHKGKNCIIS; this is encoded by the exons atggagcccaaagcTAACAATCTCGTTTTTGGGTGTCAGCGAAGCTCAACATCTGACGATGACTCTGGCTGTGCCTTGGAAGAAtatgcctgggtccccccaggCCTCAGACCAGAGCAG GTCCAGCTGTATTTTGCCTGCTTGCCCGAGGAGAAGGTCCCTTACGTTAACAGCCCTGGAGAGAAACACCGAATTAAACAACTTCTCTATCAGCTGCCACCCCACGATAATGAG GTGAGATACTGCCAGTCTTtaagtgaagaagaaaagaaggaactgCAGATGTTCAGTTCTCAGCGCAAAAAGGAGGCACTCGGCCGAGGCACTATTAAATTACTCTCAAGAGCAGTGATGCATGCGGTTTGTGAACAG TGTGGTACAAAAGTGAATGGTGGCGAAGTTGCAGTTTTTGCCTCGAGAGCTGGGCCTGGCGTGTGCTGGCATCCGTCGTGTTTTGTGTGCTTCACGTGTAACGAGCTGCTCGTTGACCTTATCTACTTCTACCAAGATGGAAAAATTCACTGTGGCAGACACCACGCTGAACTTCTCAAACCTCGATGTTCAGCTTGTGATGAG ataatttttgctGATGAGTGCACAGAAGCTGAAGGTCGCCACTGGCACATGAAGCACTTTTGTTGCCTTGAGTGTGAAACAATCCTGGGTGGTCAGAGATACATCATGAAGGATGGGCGACCATTCTGCTGTAACTGTTTTGAATCGCTCTATGCGGAATACTGTGAGACCTGTGGGGAACACATTG gTGTTGACCATGCTCAGATGACCTATGATGGACAGCACTGGCATGCCACAGAGACTTGCTTTTCTTGTGCTCAGTGCAAGACCTCTTTGCTTGGCTGCCCTTTCCTTCCAAAGCAAGGGCAGATTTACTGTTCAAAAACCTGCAGCTTGGGAGAGGATGTTCATGCCTCCGACTCTTCTGATTCTGCATTTCAGTCTGCTCGATCTAGAGATTCCAGGAGGAGCGTCCGCATGGGAAAAAGCAGCCGGTCAGCTGACCAGTGCCGCCAGTCTCTCCTCCTGTCACCGGCCCTCAATTACAAATTTCCTGGCCTTTCAGGCAATGCTGATGATACTCTTTCTCGTAAGCTGGATGATTTAAGCCTTTCAAGGGAGGAGGCAAGGTTTGTTAATGAAGACTTCTGGAAAGGAAGAGTAGAGCAAGAAATGCCTGAAGACCCTGAAGAATGGGCTGAACACGAAGACTACATGACTCAACTTCTTCTGAAGTTTGGTGATAAAAGCCtcttccagcagcctgctgaAGTAGACATTAGATCAAGTGAACACTGGATTTCTGATAGCATGGTCAAGAGCAAGTtggacttgaaaaaaaataatccaagcCTAGCAAGTAAGAAGTATCAGTCAGACATGTACTGGGCCCAGTCGCAAGATGGCTTGGGTGACTCTGCCTATGGCAGCCACCctggccctgccagcagcaggaagatCCAGGAGCTAGACATGGAACACGGGGCATCAGGATACAAACATGACCAAACACCGTGGTATGGAGGTTCACTTGAATGTTTGTCTGACCTGAAACAGCAAGAACAAAGTGTTCGAGACTCAATGGATTCTTTGGCTTTGTCTAACATAACAG GTGCTTCAATGGATGGAGAAGGCAAGCCACGGCCATCTCTCTATTCTTTGCAAACTTTCCAAGAACTGGAGGTAGAGGACTGTGAGAAGATGAGCAACATGGGAACTCTGAATTCTTCAATGCTCCACCGGAGCACAGAGTCCTTGAAGAGTCTGAGCTCAGAGTTGTGTCAGGAAAAGGTCTTACCAGAGGAAAAGCCAGTGCATATGCCTGTACTGAGAAGATCTAAATCCCAGTCTAGACCACAGCAAGTGAAGTTTTCAGATGATGTTATTGATAATGGAAGTTATGAGAATGTTGAAATACGTCAGCCTCCAATGAGTGAAAGGACTCGTAGGCGTGTTTACCATTTTGAAGAGCGTGGAAATCGGCCTTCTCATCATCGTAGAAGAAGTAGGAAGTCTCGTTCAGATAATGCACTTAACTTGGCCACAGAAAGAAGATGCTCTCCAAGAGAGAGGTTTCGTTATTACTCCCCTCAGGATCATGAAAAATTCATTCAGAACAGAAGCTCACGCGAGATTCGGGCATATATTCAAAATGCGGAGCTGTATGGACAATATGCCCATACTAGGTCTGATTATGCACTGCGGAATCAGGTGGTTGATAAATTTTTTGGATTGTATGGTGAGGAAGATGACTCCTGGTGTTCAACTTCATCCTCATCATCTGATTCTGAAGAGGAAGGATATTTTCTAGGACAGCCAATTCCACAGCCACGATCACTGAGATATCCGTACTACACAGATGACCTTTCTGGTCCAACTACTGCGTTATCTAGTTCTCAGTTTGGACAAAGGACAACCAAATCAAAGAAGAAGAGGggacacaaaggaaaaaattgcatcatttcttaa